The Dunckerocampus dactyliophorus isolate RoL2022-P2 chromosome 16, RoL_Ddac_1.1, whole genome shotgun sequence genome includes a window with the following:
- the adora2b gene encoding adenosine receptor A2b, with protein sequence MKTIFYIVIEVVIALLSISGNVLVCWAVAINTTLKNATNYFLVSLAVADILVGCLAIPFAITISIGIRLDFYGCLFLACFVLVLTQSSIFSLLAIAIDRYLAVKIPLRYKELMTGKTAREIIAILWILSFVIGLVPFFGWNFKYSSCGNGSSTADNNTDSALQAGSRGGDLLQSCKLQCYFESVVDMEYMVYFNFFVCVLLPLLIMLGIYMKIFTVARMQLRQIELKCVANGDSHHHGLLQREIRAAKSLSIIVGLFAICWLPVHILNCLTLFYRELHKPELVMYVAIILSHANSAVNPIIYAYRIQDFRNTFRKILAQHILCRKEEQYLSSNGSRRNRDQIRMTADPLL encoded by the exons ATGAAGACGATCTTCTACATCGTCATTGAAGTGGTCATTGCTCTTCTCTCCATATCCGGTAACGTGCTGGTGTGCTGGGCCGTGGCCATCAACACTACCCTGAAGAACGCCACCAACTATTTCCTGGTGTCTTTGGCGGTGGCTGACATCCTGGTGGGTTGTCTCGCCATCCCCTTCGCCATCACCATCAGCATCGGGATCCGACTGGACTTCTATGGCTGCCTCTTCCTGGCCTGCTTCGTCCTGGTCCTGACCCAGAGCTCCATCTTCAGCCTTCTCGCCATCGCTATCGACAGATACCTGGCGGTCAAAATCCCCCTGAG GTACAAAGAGCTGATGACAGGGAAGACGGCCAGAGAGATCATTGCTATTTTGTGGATCCTGTCCTTCGTCATTGGGCTCGTCCCTTTCTTCGGTTGGAACTTCAAGTACTCGAGCTGTGGGAATGGCAGCTCCACAGCGGACAACAATACAGACAGCGCCCTTCAGGCGGGGTCGAGGGGCGGAGACTTACTACAGAGCTGCAAGCTCCAGTGTTACTTTGAGAGCGTGGTGGACATGGAGTACATGGTCTACTTTAACTTCTTTGTGTGCGTGCTGCTGCCGCTCCTCATCATGTTGGGCATCTACATGAAGATCTTCACGGTGGCCAGGATGCAGCTGAGGCAGATCGAGCTCAAGTGCGTGGCCAACGGGGACAGCCACCACCACGGCCTGCTGCAGCGGGAGATCCGCGCCGCCAAGTCGCTGTCCATCATCGTGGGGCTCTTCGCCATCTGTTGGCTGCCCGTCCACATCCTCAACTGCCTGACGCTCTTCTACAGGGAGCTGCACAAGCCCGAGCTGGTCATGTACGTGGCCATCATTCTGTCCCACGCCAACTCGGCCGTCAACCCCATCATCTACGCCTACCGCATCCAGGACTTCAGGAACACCTTCCGCAAGATCTTGGCCCAGCACATCCTGTGTCGCAAAGAGGAGCAGTACCTCAGCTCCAACGGCAGCAGGCGCAACAGAGACCAGATCCGCATGACCGCAGACCCCCTGCTGTAG